One genomic segment of Ctenopharyngodon idella isolate HZGC_01 chromosome 7, HZGC01, whole genome shotgun sequence includes these proteins:
- the LOC127516451 gene encoding cadherin-1 isoform X3: METMKFVQLGFIIFLCKAFVCGFAEESSCTPGFESELLVFKVHRDHLHQGKRLGRVIFNTCDGRTRMLFQSSDKWFDVDTDGTVTLKRQVTLHEGHKVFSVHAWDSSGKKHTVSVRVERVHHHEDHHMDTVMNISSPQSSTGLKRAKRGWVIPPFRVLENSRGPFPIKLVQIKSDMSSEAQMQYKITGEGADLDPKGTFTIERLSGNLFVTRPLDRERKASYRLIAHATGVDVDVAEKPMEIIVNVLDQNDDYPVFTQNPFNGNVSEAAEIGHEFMTVTATDADDPNTDNGVISYSIVKQDPELPKPNMFEINSVTGGIRVNSVGLDKEKWSKYTLTVVATDMEGRGYSTTGTAVITVTDSNDNAPQFEQTSQTVSVPENKVGAVVAKLAVTDEDEEGSPAWSTKYRIISGDKGGFFNVSTGPSRLEGIITTAKPLDFEKNKQYILSVIVENDEPFVGALATSTATVTVNVEDVNEPPEFNPKEKIIYKPEDSPIDTELVSYTATDPDIGKSQKIMYKIGNDPEGWLSVNQDTGLIKVRKLMDRESSSVKDDKYRAIILAVDDGDAPATGTGTLIIELSDVNDNAPVINERIIKICNRGSTPVLLSITDKDGPPYAGPFTVETQGETSENWSATMNETSTGVFLKPKFTLEQGDYNVILRVFDNHRLSQDSTIQASVCDCEGDDVQCTDCEKASCSASNAAINIANIAHIVFVFYFIIL; the protein is encoded by the exons CCTGGCTTTGAGTCGGAGTTGCTGGTGTTTAAAGTGCACAGAGATCACCTTCACCAAGGAAAAAGACTAGGAAGAG taaTTTTTAATACATGTGATGGAAGAACAAGAATGCTCTTTCAGTCCTCTGACAAGTGGTTTGATGTGGACACGGATGGGACTGTAACGCTGAAGAGACAAGTCACTCTTCATGAAGGTCACaaggtgttttctgtgcacGCTTGGGACTCCAGTGGCAAGAAGCACACGGTGTCTGTCAGAGTTGAGCGTGTCCACCATCATGAGGACCATCACATGGACACGGTCATGAACATCTCCTCTCCACAG tcTTCGACGGGTCTAAAGAGAGCAAAGAGAGGTTGGGTTATTCCTCCGTTCCGTGTTCTTGAGAATAGCAGAGGTCCTTTCCCAATAAAGCTGGTCCAG ATAAAGTCAGACATGTCTAGTGAAGCTCAGATGCAATACAAGATCACAGGTGAAGGAGCAGATCTGGACCCTAAGGGGACTTTCACTATAGAAAGATTATCAGGGAATCTGTTTGTGACTCGACCACTCgacagagaaagaaaagctTCATACAGA CTTATAGCTCATGCTACTGGAGTTGATGTGGATGTAGCAGAAAAGCCAATGGAAATTATCGTAAATGTGCTGGACCAAAATGATGATTATCCTGTTTTTActcaaaatccatttaatggaAATGTTTCTGAAGCTGCTGAAATAG GTCATGAGTTTATGACAGTCACAGCCACTGATGCAGATGATCCAAATACTGACAATGGTGTGATCAGTTACTCAATTGTCAAGCAAGATCCAGAATTGCCAAAACCAAACATGTTTGAAATCAACTCTGTTACTGGAGGAATTCGTGTGAATTCTGTAGGCTTGGACAAAGAG AAATGGTCCAAATACACTTTGACAGTTGTGGCTACTGACATGGAAGGAAGAGGTTATTCAACCACTGGCACAGCTGTTATTACTGTGACTGACAGCAATGATAACGCACCTCAGTTTGAGCAAACCTCG CAAACTGTATCTGTCCCAGAGAATAAAGTAGGGGCTGTAGTGGCCAAACTTGCAGTTactgatgaagatgaagagggATCTCCTGCCTGGTCAACCAAATATCGGATTATTAGCGGTGACAAGGGTGGGTTTTTCAATGTCAGTACTGGACCCAGCCGGCTAGAGGGCATCATCACCACTGCAAAG CCTCTGGACTTTGAGAAGAACAAGCAATACATTCTGTCTGTGATTGTTGAGAACGATGAGCCGTTCGTCGGTGCTTTGGCCACTTCCACTGCCACAGTCACGGTGAATGTAGAAGATGTGAATGAGCCTCCAGAGTTTAATCCAAAGGAGAAGATTATTTACAAACCTGAAGATTCACCGATTGATACTGAATTGGTTTCTTATACAGCCACTGATCCAGACATTGGAAAGTCACAGAAGATAAT GTATAAAATTGGCAATGATCCTGAAGGCTGGCTGAGTGTAAATCAAGACACTGGATTGATTAAAGTCAGGAAACTTATGGATAGAGAATCTTCCAGTGTCAAAGATGACAAATACAGAGCTATCATTTTGGCTGTGGATGATG GTGATGCTCCAGCGACAGGCACTGGAACCCTGATAATTGAGTTGTCGGATGTTAATGACAACGCTCCTGTCATTAATGAAAGGATTATAAAGATTTGCAATCGTGGTTCAACCCCAGTGCTTCTCTCTATAACGGACAAAGATGGACCTCCTTATGCTGGTCCCTTTACTGTTGAGACCCAAGGAGAAACCAGTGAAAATTGGTCCGCCACAATGAATGAAACAT CAACCGGTGTCTTTCTGAAACCGAAGTTTACATTGGAGCAGGGTGACTACAATGTTATCCTGAGAGTTTTTGATAACCACAGACTGTCTCAGGATAGCACCATTCAAGCATCTGTGTGTGACTGTGAAGGAGATGATGTCCAATGTACTGACTGTGAAAAAGCTTCTTGCTCAGCAAGCAATGCTGCCATCAATATTGCTAACATCGCTCATATTgtatttgtcttttattttattattttatga
- the LOC127516451 gene encoding cadherin-1 isoform X1: protein METMKFVQLGFIIFLCKAFVCGFAEESSCTPGFESELLVFKVHRDHLHQGKRLGRVIFNTCDGRTRMLFQSSDKWFDVDTDGTVTLKRQVTLHEGHKVFSVHAWDSSGKKHTVSVRVERVHHHEDHHMDTVMNISSPQMESHSDDLILMFPKSSTGLKRAKRGWVIPPFRVLENSRGPFPIKLVQIKSDMSSEAQMQYKITGEGADLDPKGTFTIERLSGNLFVTRPLDRERKASYRLIAHATGVDVDVAEKPMEIIVNVLDQNDDYPVFTQNPFNGNVSEAAEIGHEFMTVTATDADDPNTDNGVISYSIVKQDPELPKPNMFEINSVTGGIRVNSVGLDKEKWSKYTLTVVATDMEGRGYSTTGTAVITVTDSNDNAPQFEQTSQTVSVPENKVGAVVAKLAVTDEDEEGSPAWSTKYRIISGDKGGFFNVSTGPSRLEGIITTAKPLDFEKNKQYILSVIVENDEPFVGALATSTATVTVNVEDVNEPPEFNPKEKIIYKPEDSPIDTELVSYTATDPDIGKSQKIMYKIGNDPEGWLSVNQDTGLIKVRKLMDRESSSVKDDKYRAIILAVDDGDAPATGTGTLIIELSDVNDNAPVINERIIKICNRGSTPVLLSITDKDGPPYAGPFTVETQGETSENWSATMNETSTGVFLKPKFTLEQGDYNVILRVFDNHRLSQDSTIQASVCDCEGDDVQCTDCEKASCSASNAAINIANIAHIVFVFYFIIL from the exons CCTGGCTTTGAGTCGGAGTTGCTGGTGTTTAAAGTGCACAGAGATCACCTTCACCAAGGAAAAAGACTAGGAAGAG taaTTTTTAATACATGTGATGGAAGAACAAGAATGCTCTTTCAGTCCTCTGACAAGTGGTTTGATGTGGACACGGATGGGACTGTAACGCTGAAGAGACAAGTCACTCTTCATGAAGGTCACaaggtgttttctgtgcacGCTTGGGACTCCAGTGGCAAGAAGCACACGGTGTCTGTCAGAGTTGAGCGTGTCCACCATCATGAGGACCATCACATGGACACGGTCATGAACATCTCCTCTCCACAG ATGGAGTCTCACTCTGATGATCTgattctgatgtttccaaagtcTTCGACGGGTCTAAAGAGAGCAAAGAGAGGTTGGGTTATTCCTCCGTTCCGTGTTCTTGAGAATAGCAGAGGTCCTTTCCCAATAAAGCTGGTCCAG ATAAAGTCAGACATGTCTAGTGAAGCTCAGATGCAATACAAGATCACAGGTGAAGGAGCAGATCTGGACCCTAAGGGGACTTTCACTATAGAAAGATTATCAGGGAATCTGTTTGTGACTCGACCACTCgacagagaaagaaaagctTCATACAGA CTTATAGCTCATGCTACTGGAGTTGATGTGGATGTAGCAGAAAAGCCAATGGAAATTATCGTAAATGTGCTGGACCAAAATGATGATTATCCTGTTTTTActcaaaatccatttaatggaAATGTTTCTGAAGCTGCTGAAATAG GTCATGAGTTTATGACAGTCACAGCCACTGATGCAGATGATCCAAATACTGACAATGGTGTGATCAGTTACTCAATTGTCAAGCAAGATCCAGAATTGCCAAAACCAAACATGTTTGAAATCAACTCTGTTACTGGAGGAATTCGTGTGAATTCTGTAGGCTTGGACAAAGAG AAATGGTCCAAATACACTTTGACAGTTGTGGCTACTGACATGGAAGGAAGAGGTTATTCAACCACTGGCACAGCTGTTATTACTGTGACTGACAGCAATGATAACGCACCTCAGTTTGAGCAAACCTCG CAAACTGTATCTGTCCCAGAGAATAAAGTAGGGGCTGTAGTGGCCAAACTTGCAGTTactgatgaagatgaagagggATCTCCTGCCTGGTCAACCAAATATCGGATTATTAGCGGTGACAAGGGTGGGTTTTTCAATGTCAGTACTGGACCCAGCCGGCTAGAGGGCATCATCACCACTGCAAAG CCTCTGGACTTTGAGAAGAACAAGCAATACATTCTGTCTGTGATTGTTGAGAACGATGAGCCGTTCGTCGGTGCTTTGGCCACTTCCACTGCCACAGTCACGGTGAATGTAGAAGATGTGAATGAGCCTCCAGAGTTTAATCCAAAGGAGAAGATTATTTACAAACCTGAAGATTCACCGATTGATACTGAATTGGTTTCTTATACAGCCACTGATCCAGACATTGGAAAGTCACAGAAGATAAT GTATAAAATTGGCAATGATCCTGAAGGCTGGCTGAGTGTAAATCAAGACACTGGATTGATTAAAGTCAGGAAACTTATGGATAGAGAATCTTCCAGTGTCAAAGATGACAAATACAGAGCTATCATTTTGGCTGTGGATGATG GTGATGCTCCAGCGACAGGCACTGGAACCCTGATAATTGAGTTGTCGGATGTTAATGACAACGCTCCTGTCATTAATGAAAGGATTATAAAGATTTGCAATCGTGGTTCAACCCCAGTGCTTCTCTCTATAACGGACAAAGATGGACCTCCTTATGCTGGTCCCTTTACTGTTGAGACCCAAGGAGAAACCAGTGAAAATTGGTCCGCCACAATGAATGAAACAT CAACCGGTGTCTTTCTGAAACCGAAGTTTACATTGGAGCAGGGTGACTACAATGTTATCCTGAGAGTTTTTGATAACCACAGACTGTCTCAGGATAGCACCATTCAAGCATCTGTGTGTGACTGTGAAGGAGATGATGTCCAATGTACTGACTGTGAAAAAGCTTCTTGCTCAGCAAGCAATGCTGCCATCAATATTGCTAACATCGCTCATATTgtatttgtcttttattttattattttatga
- the LOC127516451 gene encoding cadherin-1 isoform X4, with protein sequence METMKFVQLGFIIFLCKAFVCGFAEESSCTPGFESELLVFKVHRDHLHQGKRLGRVIFNTCDGRTRMLFQSSDKWFDVDTDGTVTLKRQVTLHEGHKVFSVHAWDSSGKKHTVSVRVERVHHHEDHHMDTVMNISSPQSSTGLKRAKRGWVIPPFRVLENSRGPFPIKLVQIKSEKSSEAQMQYSITGEGADLDPKGTFIIETFSGNLFVTRPLDRERKASYRIIAHATGVDVNIEDKPMEIIVHVLDQNDNYPVFTQNPFNGNVPEAAEIGHEFMTVTATDADDPNTDNGVISYSIVKQDPELPKPNMFEINSVTGGIRVNSVGLDKEKWSKYTLTVVATDMEGRGYSTTGTAVITVTDSNDNAPQFEQTSQTVSVPENKVGAVVAKLAVTDEDEEGSPAWSTKYRIISGDKGGFFNVSTGPSRLEGIITTAKPLDFEKNKQYILSVIVENDEPFVGALATSTATVTVNVEDVNEPPEFNPKEKIIYKPEDSPIDTELVSYTATDPDIGKSQKIMYKIGNDPEGWLSVNQDTGLIKVRKLMDRESSSVKDDKYRAIILAVDDGDAPATGTGTLIIELSDVNDNAPVINERIIKICNRGSTPVLLSITDKDGPPYAGPFTVETQGETSENWSATMNETSTGVFLKPKFTLEQGDYNVILRVFDNHRLSQDSTIQASVCDCEGDDVQCTDCEKASCSASNAAINIANIAHIVFVFYFIIL encoded by the exons CCTGGCTTTGAGTCGGAGTTGCTGGTGTTTAAAGTGCACAGAGATCACCTTCACCAAGGAAAAAGACTAGGAAGAG taaTTTTTAATACATGTGATGGAAGAACAAGAATGCTCTTTCAGTCCTCTGACAAGTGGTTTGATGTGGACACGGATGGGACTGTAACGCTGAAGAGACAAGTCACTCTTCATGAAGGTCACaaggtgttttctgtgcacGCTTGGGACTCCAGTGGCAAGAAGCACACGGTGTCTGTCAGAGTTGAGCGTGTCCACCATCATGAGGACCATCACATGGACACGGTCATGAACATCTCCTCTCCACAG tcTTCGACGGGTCTAAAGAGAGCAAAGAGAGGTTGGGTTATTCCTCCGTTCCGTGTTCTTGAGAATAGCAGAGGTCCTTTCCCAATAAAGCTGGTCCAG ATAAAGTCAGAAAAGTCTAGTGAAGCTCAGATGCAATACAGTATCACAGGTGAAGGAGCAGATCTGGACCCTAAGGGGACTTTTATTATAGAAACATTTTCAGGGAATCTGTTTGTGACTCGACCACTCgacagagaaagaaaagctTCATACAGA ATTATAGCTCATGCTACTGGAGTTGATGTGAATATAGAAGACAAGCCGATGGAAATTATTGTACATGTGCTGGACCAAAATGATAATTATCCTGTTTTTActcaaaatccatttaatggaAATGTCCCTGAAGCTGCTGAAATAG GTCATGAGTTTATGACAGTCACAGCCACTGATGCAGATGATCCAAATACTGACAATGGTGTGATCAGTTACTCAATTGTCAAGCAAGATCCAGAATTGCCAAAACCAAACATGTTTGAAATCAACTCTGTTACTGGAGGAATTCGTGTGAATTCTGTAGGCTTGGACAAAGAG AAATGGTCCAAATACACTTTGACAGTTGTGGCTACTGACATGGAAGGAAGAGGTTATTCAACCACTGGCACAGCTGTTATTACTGTGACTGACAGCAATGATAACGCACCTCAGTTTGAGCAAACCTCG CAAACTGTATCTGTCCCAGAGAATAAAGTAGGGGCTGTAGTGGCCAAACTTGCAGTTactgatgaagatgaagagggATCTCCTGCCTGGTCAACCAAATATCGGATTATTAGCGGTGACAAGGGTGGGTTTTTCAATGTCAGTACTGGACCCAGCCGGCTAGAGGGCATCATCACCACTGCAAAG CCTCTGGACTTTGAGAAGAACAAGCAATACATTCTGTCTGTGATTGTTGAGAACGATGAGCCGTTCGTCGGTGCTTTGGCCACTTCCACTGCCACAGTCACGGTGAATGTAGAAGATGTGAATGAGCCTCCAGAGTTTAATCCAAAGGAGAAGATTATTTACAAACCTGAAGATTCACCGATTGATACTGAATTGGTTTCTTATACAGCCACTGATCCAGACATTGGAAAGTCACAGAAGATAAT GTATAAAATTGGCAATGATCCTGAAGGCTGGCTGAGTGTAAATCAAGACACTGGATTGATTAAAGTCAGGAAACTTATGGATAGAGAATCTTCCAGTGTCAAAGATGACAAATACAGAGCTATCATTTTGGCTGTGGATGATG GTGATGCTCCAGCGACAGGCACTGGAACCCTGATAATTGAGTTGTCGGATGTTAATGACAACGCTCCTGTCATTAATGAAAGGATTATAAAGATTTGCAATCGTGGTTCAACCCCAGTGCTTCTCTCTATAACGGACAAAGATGGACCTCCTTATGCTGGTCCCTTTACTGTTGAGACCCAAGGAGAAACCAGTGAAAATTGGTCCGCCACAATGAATGAAACAT CAACCGGTGTCTTTCTGAAACCGAAGTTTACATTGGAGCAGGGTGACTACAATGTTATCCTGAGAGTTTTTGATAACCACAGACTGTCTCAGGATAGCACCATTCAAGCATCTGTGTGTGACTGTGAAGGAGATGATGTCCAATGTACTGACTGTGAAAAAGCTTCTTGCTCAGCAAGCAATGCTGCCATCAATATTGCTAACATCGCTCATATTgtatttgtcttttattttattattttatga
- the LOC127516451 gene encoding cadherin-1 isoform X2 gives METMKFVQLGFIIFLCKAFVCGFAEESSCTPGFESELLVFKVHRDHLHQGKRLGRVIFNTCDGRTRMLFQSSDKWFDVDTDGTVTLKRQVTLHEGHKVFSVHAWDSSGKKHTVSVRVERVHHHEDHHMDTVMNISSPQMESHSDDLILMFPKSSTGLKRAKRGWVIPPFRVLENSRGPFPIKLVQIKSEKSSEAQMQYSITGEGADLDPKGTFIIETFSGNLFVTRPLDRERKASYRIIAHATGVDVNIEDKPMEIIVHVLDQNDNYPVFTQNPFNGNVPEAAEIGHEFMTVTATDADDPNTDNGVISYSIVKQDPELPKPNMFEINSVTGGIRVNSVGLDKEKWSKYTLTVVATDMEGRGYSTTGTAVITVTDSNDNAPQFEQTSQTVSVPENKVGAVVAKLAVTDEDEEGSPAWSTKYRIISGDKGGFFNVSTGPSRLEGIITTAKPLDFEKNKQYILSVIVENDEPFVGALATSTATVTVNVEDVNEPPEFNPKEKIIYKPEDSPIDTELVSYTATDPDIGKSQKIMYKIGNDPEGWLSVNQDTGLIKVRKLMDRESSSVKDDKYRAIILAVDDGDAPATGTGTLIIELSDVNDNAPVINERIIKICNRGSTPVLLSITDKDGPPYAGPFTVETQGETSENWSATMNETSTGVFLKPKFTLEQGDYNVILRVFDNHRLSQDSTIQASVCDCEGDDVQCTDCEKASCSASNAAINIANIAHIVFVFYFIIL, from the exons CCTGGCTTTGAGTCGGAGTTGCTGGTGTTTAAAGTGCACAGAGATCACCTTCACCAAGGAAAAAGACTAGGAAGAG taaTTTTTAATACATGTGATGGAAGAACAAGAATGCTCTTTCAGTCCTCTGACAAGTGGTTTGATGTGGACACGGATGGGACTGTAACGCTGAAGAGACAAGTCACTCTTCATGAAGGTCACaaggtgttttctgtgcacGCTTGGGACTCCAGTGGCAAGAAGCACACGGTGTCTGTCAGAGTTGAGCGTGTCCACCATCATGAGGACCATCACATGGACACGGTCATGAACATCTCCTCTCCACAG ATGGAGTCTCACTCTGATGATCTgattctgatgtttccaaagtcTTCGACGGGTCTAAAGAGAGCAAAGAGAGGTTGGGTTATTCCTCCGTTCCGTGTTCTTGAGAATAGCAGAGGTCCTTTCCCAATAAAGCTGGTCCAG ATAAAGTCAGAAAAGTCTAGTGAAGCTCAGATGCAATACAGTATCACAGGTGAAGGAGCAGATCTGGACCCTAAGGGGACTTTTATTATAGAAACATTTTCAGGGAATCTGTTTGTGACTCGACCACTCgacagagaaagaaaagctTCATACAGA ATTATAGCTCATGCTACTGGAGTTGATGTGAATATAGAAGACAAGCCGATGGAAATTATTGTACATGTGCTGGACCAAAATGATAATTATCCTGTTTTTActcaaaatccatttaatggaAATGTCCCTGAAGCTGCTGAAATAG GTCATGAGTTTATGACAGTCACAGCCACTGATGCAGATGATCCAAATACTGACAATGGTGTGATCAGTTACTCAATTGTCAAGCAAGATCCAGAATTGCCAAAACCAAACATGTTTGAAATCAACTCTGTTACTGGAGGAATTCGTGTGAATTCTGTAGGCTTGGACAAAGAG AAATGGTCCAAATACACTTTGACAGTTGTGGCTACTGACATGGAAGGAAGAGGTTATTCAACCACTGGCACAGCTGTTATTACTGTGACTGACAGCAATGATAACGCACCTCAGTTTGAGCAAACCTCG CAAACTGTATCTGTCCCAGAGAATAAAGTAGGGGCTGTAGTGGCCAAACTTGCAGTTactgatgaagatgaagagggATCTCCTGCCTGGTCAACCAAATATCGGATTATTAGCGGTGACAAGGGTGGGTTTTTCAATGTCAGTACTGGACCCAGCCGGCTAGAGGGCATCATCACCACTGCAAAG CCTCTGGACTTTGAGAAGAACAAGCAATACATTCTGTCTGTGATTGTTGAGAACGATGAGCCGTTCGTCGGTGCTTTGGCCACTTCCACTGCCACAGTCACGGTGAATGTAGAAGATGTGAATGAGCCTCCAGAGTTTAATCCAAAGGAGAAGATTATTTACAAACCTGAAGATTCACCGATTGATACTGAATTGGTTTCTTATACAGCCACTGATCCAGACATTGGAAAGTCACAGAAGATAAT GTATAAAATTGGCAATGATCCTGAAGGCTGGCTGAGTGTAAATCAAGACACTGGATTGATTAAAGTCAGGAAACTTATGGATAGAGAATCTTCCAGTGTCAAAGATGACAAATACAGAGCTATCATTTTGGCTGTGGATGATG GTGATGCTCCAGCGACAGGCACTGGAACCCTGATAATTGAGTTGTCGGATGTTAATGACAACGCTCCTGTCATTAATGAAAGGATTATAAAGATTTGCAATCGTGGTTCAACCCCAGTGCTTCTCTCTATAACGGACAAAGATGGACCTCCTTATGCTGGTCCCTTTACTGTTGAGACCCAAGGAGAAACCAGTGAAAATTGGTCCGCCACAATGAATGAAACAT CAACCGGTGTCTTTCTGAAACCGAAGTTTACATTGGAGCAGGGTGACTACAATGTTATCCTGAGAGTTTTTGATAACCACAGACTGTCTCAGGATAGCACCATTCAAGCATCTGTGTGTGACTGTGAAGGAGATGATGTCCAATGTACTGACTGTGAAAAAGCTTCTTGCTCAGCAAGCAATGCTGCCATCAATATTGCTAACATCGCTCATATTgtatttgtcttttattttattattttatga